In the Ignavibacteriales bacterium genome, CGGTGTTAGGTCACTGGTCAAATCAACCCATTCACCGTATTCTTTTTCGCCTAATTTAAGGTATGTAATTTTAGCAGCCTCTCCTGCGGCATAATGAATTGCAACCGGAAAAACGGAATATATATCTGATCTCAATCCATAATTATATGGGAAGTGAAATGAAAATACATATGAATCAATGCCGAGAACGTTTCTCATGGATGAGGTTTTCATAAAGATAGGACCAGCCTGTTCCTCAAAATCAAAATACAGAATTGGTTTACCTTTAACATTAAAATATTCATTCCTTTTCGATCTGTCCTTATCCCATTTCTCCTCTTCTAAATCTAATGTCTCTCTTGAAGGATCTATATATTTTACGGAAATAACAGCTTTTTCTGAGTCATTAATTATCTCATCTCTAATATACTCATATTCATAGATCCGCATTGGCACCTCACTCTTCCCGGACAATAACGACAAAAAATTATTTGGGGTTACAGCCGAGAGATCCCCGGGATTATAGCTTTCCATATCAAATGATATCACTACCTGCATCTTATCACCTATGGATGTAAATCCAAAATCTACATTAGAAAGGTCGGGAACATCTTCCTTAAATTTTTCACTTATCTCCGCATAAATATTAGTATTCATATACATCAAAACCACCGTACTGTCACGGAATATAATGGGCACTCTATTTTCTTGATCAAATATAATTAACTTATCTTTTCCGATGATCGAATACGAAAAGCACGAATCGGGAAATCCGAATTCATCAAATTCTTCAATCTCTAGCATAGACTCCTCACCAAATATTGTGGATTTTTCCTGTCCCGGAGGAAATTTTATATGATGGATAACATTCAACACGCTATCCAAAAGAATATACTCTTTGCCTTCATCAAAGTATTCAAAATTTCGGGTAACGCTTAAAATTGTATCACTATTAGTAAATTTTTCCCATATAAATTTCTTAAAGACATGCTTATCTATTAATGTGTCACCTGAATATTTTCTATAAAGGAGAAATGTATTGGTATGCATGCTGTCACCCATAATATATGAATAATACAGGTTTGATCTTGTATCAGTAGGGGATTGAGAAAATAGCGACGCAGATATTGAAAGGAATACTACAAAAAAAAGAAGGGTTAATTTCCTCATACAATTTCTCATTTGTAAAAAAGTGTATAAGAAAATAACCCTCTAAAGTGTTACAATCAACTTTAAAAATCCAAAACCCTATTTATAAATATTTTCTATTACTGTTTTTGGCAACCATTGCTGGAGTTTTATCACTTCTTCTTCAGAAATAGGATTTCCAACCAGGCTTCCGCTTACTTCACTTGTCGAAGCGAGAGAAATCTTTTGTAATGTATATCTGAGCTCCTGTATCTCTATAGGAAACTTTGTGATCTGGTTTCCCCCAAGGTATATTTCAAGAAGTCTTTTCATATCCTCTATGTCAGAGGGAACCGTTACAATATTATTAAATGTAAGGTCCAGCACTTTTAGCTTGTAGAGCTGTCCCATCTCTTCAGGGAAGTAGTTCAACCCGGTATTTGAAAGATACAGCTTTTCGACATTGTTCAGTGAAAAGAAACTCTTTGGCAACGTATTGATCAGCACCTTGTTCATGCTGAGTTCCTTAAGCGAAGGAATAGCACCGGCAACCTGAAAAGCTCCATCTACGTCGAGCGCTGAATTTCCGTCGAGATTGAGCACCTCGAGATTTGTCAGTTCTGTAATTTCACCAGGCAGAGACGCGATGTTATTATCTTCGAGTATCAGCCACTGGAGGTTTCGCAGATGCTTTATTTCCGGAGGGAGCGAAGTGAGCTGGTTTTTGCTCAGATTGCAGTACTGCAGGTTATTCAGTGTACCGATCTCAGCCGGAAGAGCCGTCAGATTTTGGTTAGTAAGATTTAGCCTGTAAACCTGCGAT is a window encoding:
- a CDS encoding leucine-rich repeat domain-containing protein, producing MKKGKTIFLVLLTIVFLGTLPGSNFAQSGPLPLAELQRTALYKSLDEALQNPSQVYRLNLTNQNLTALPAEIGTLNNLQYCNLSKNQLTSLPPEIKHLRNLQWLILEDNNIASLPGEITELTNLEVLNLDGNSALDVDGAFQVAGAIPSLKELSMNKVLINTLPKSFFSLNNVEKLYLSNTGLNYFPEEMGQLYKLKVLDLTFNNIVTVPSDIEDMKRLLEIYLGGNQITKFPIEIQELRYTLQKISLASTSEVSGSLVGNPISEEEVIKLQQWLPKTVIENIYK